Genomic window (Ictalurus punctatus breed USDA103 chromosome 16, Coco_2.0, whole genome shotgun sequence):
ATCACTACAGGTAACTGACTTTACTCTGTCTGCCGAAACTTATTCAAACCGTGTTACTGTTTTAGACCTTTGTTATAGGAGTTATAGCATTAAAGATTGTCTTGATCTATTGTAATAGatatgtagtgacaatattttacaatatttaacaaaaacaaacaaacaaacaaaaaaacaacaagaacattGTCATGATTTTCTATTTCACAGTGTGTAGATTGAATGGTACTGAATATCAGTGCAGGTGTGAGGATCAGTATTTCTGGCCATGTGAAAAGTGCACAGTATATGGGTCTTGTGATGAACACAACAATGCCTCATGTGGCTGCATCAATGTTATTCCAAATGATGGACACTTCTGCCAACCAATCAGTGAGCTGTCTAGTATGTATGATATGtaatctgaaaaataaacatgtctGATGAATGGACTTCTAATACTTCATCAGTATACATTTGTCAGTTTTTATCATTTTCTGAACCATGTGTCTTTTAGTGGTTAAATTTTAAACCCtgttcaacaacaaaaaatgaccAAATTTAAATTTAAGGCCTAACAACTATGAATCTATGAATATATGCTGTAAATATTTAACTCTGCATTGCATTCAACacatttaaagatatttttctcATCACACTGTTCGCTGTGTAAGAGTATGGtaaataaactgtatttattAGCACTTTAAAATTGTACTTCTGGTTTTAATTTTTAGATAACTCTACTTGTCCAGCTGTCACACCCACAGGTAAAACATTTTAGAGATTGTCTTTAAACATTGTACCAAATAAGTTGTCAtgatttctgttccacagtgtGCCGTTTGAATGATACTGAATATCAGAGAAGGTGTGAGGATCAGTATCAGTGAAAAGTGCACAGTATATGGGGATTGATCTTTTGTAAAAGATTGTTTGACACATTAAATTCATAGTATTTTTACATGTTAAAGCAAGGTTAAGGATATACCTTAACTTATATAAGGATATACCACaatctgttcattttaattatagTTTTGAACTGAAACATAGGTTCCTCAGATATTGTTTCTAATGAATTTGTGGTTTAAGAATCAAACAACTTCTAGTAACAATGAACTATTTCTTCTATCACTTTGTGTTTTACATGATATTAAAATTGCTGTTCTGAGTTTTGAACTCATTAACATTTTCCCCACTTGCTTTGTTTAAACACCACAGTACCTCCTCTACCCACCCCACTGACACAGTCTGCTGAAATCACAGTCATCGAAACAACTGCTGTAACAACAAGCAACACAACTCCACCCACCACATCCACAGCCAACACAACTGCTGCAATGAAAACCAACACAACTACACCTGAAACAACAACTGCTTTAACAACAGCCAACACAAATACAGCAACCACATCCCCAGCCTACATAACAACTACTGCCACAATAGCCAACACAATTACAACCACCACATCCACAGCCTATGTAACGACTGCTGCCACAACAGCCAACACAAATACAGCAATCATATCCACAGCCTACATAACAACTGCTGCCACAACAGCCAACACAATTACAACCACCACATCCACAGCCTACATAACGACTGCTGCCACAACAGTCAACACAAATACAGCAACCATATCCACAGCCTACATAACAACTGCTGCCACAACAGCCAATACAATTACAACCACCACATCCACAGCCAACACAACAACTGCCTCAATGACAACCAACACAACTAcgcccaaaacaacaacaactgctgCAACAACAACCAACACAAATACCGCAACCACATCCCCAGCCTACACCGTTGCTGCCACAACAGCCAACACAATTACAACCTCCACAGCCAACACAGCAACTGCTGCAATGACAACCAACACAACTACACCCGAAACAACAACTGCTGCAACAACAACCAATACAAATACAGCAACCACATCCATAGCCTACATAACAACTGCTGCAACAACAGCCAACACAAATACAGCAACCACACCCACAGCCTACATAACAACTGCTGCCACAACAACCAACACAAATACAGCAACCACATCCACAGCCTACATAACAACTGCTGCAACAACAGCCAACACAAATACAGCAACCACACCCACAGCCTACATAACAACTGCTTCCACAACAGCCAACACAATTACAACCACCACATCCACAGCAAATACAACAATTGCTGCAATGACAACCAACCCAACTACACtcgaaacaacaacaacaactgctgCAATGACAACCAACACAAATACAACCACCATATCCACAGCCAACATAACAACTGCTGCAATGACAACCAACGCAACTACaccagaaacaacaacaacaacaacaactgctgCAACAACAACCAACACAAATACAGCAACCACATCCCCAGCCTACATAACATCTGCTGCCACAACAGCCAACACAAATACACCTAGGACAAACACAGCCAACTCTACAACTGCTGCAACCTTAACCAAAACTGATACACCTACCACTTCCACAGTCAAAACAACAACTACTGCAACACCATCAACAACCACCAAATCCACATCCACCACAACCACATCCACTACATCCGCAGgtattattttaattagtttttttcCTAAGTCAATCCTAATGCATTGTAAATGTACttggtttatttttctttctttctttctttttcttttttttttttttttacaaagataTCACCCTAGCAGTTTATACAGTACCATGATAATGTATGTACTTTGTATGTATgtacttttattcttttttccccttttcaaCAGGCATATATGTATTAAGCTTCTCACTGGCTATGAATGAAGAATTTGACTTTGCACTCACTGATCAACATAGTGCAAAATACCAAGAATATAAAACAAGAATTGAAAGTTCAGTAAGTGTAACACAATATAATATGCTTTATTATTCAACAATTATCAATGTGCATTCAGATGGATTTAATTTGAGCATAATAATGTgggcatattattattattattattattagtagtagtagtagtagtagtagtagtagtattgctgTGGCATATAGTACCTTTATTGTCACTTAAAATTAAATATGACTGTCATGAAAGGTAGACTGAAGCAGATGCAAATGTAGTTAGCATTTATTAAAAGAGCtcgcaaacaaatccaaatcgtgaggCAAAAACATGTAAACAGTACCCAGGCATTATCAGCAAACCACAATAACAGGGCAAATCCAAAAACCAGGTATCAAGCAAAAGCAAAACCAGAATATCAATACATAGAATGAACAGCTTGGTAAGGCCAGGTGATTAAACACTGTGCTTTACTtcgcattgtgtgtgtgtgaaagtcctATATATGTGCTGGGTCggattggcaacaggtgtgtgatCAGAAGTCTAATGACTGTGAATGTAAGTTTGTGCTTTCTGGGAAGTGTAGCCAGAGgaggccatgtttgtaggctgtggtgcattctgggaaactgAGTTTGATACCAGAGTTGACCTGATAATGATATAATTGCCATTTTCCCCCTCAGATTGATGGTAGTTACAGAAATGTATCTACCTACCAGGCCAACTCTGCGAAGGTGACTGGATTCAggtgatgttgttgttgttgttgttgttgttgttgttgttgttgttgttgttgttattattattattattattattattattatcactgttgttgttgttatttatttatttatttttacttttccaATCAAACTGACCCATGATCCAAACTTTAATCAGTATTTTTGTTAATCCAAAACCTAGGGGGTTGTAAAGGTTTGATCAACAgttaaaaaatattatgtatTGAATGATGTGCTGTATTTTTAACAGGCCTGGAAGTGTGATGGCAGACTTTACTATTAAAACAACAAGTGATAACCTTAATTTGGTATCAGCAAATCAACAGCTTGCTATCAATCTCCATTCAGAGGGATTTAATGTGAGCGAAACTGCATTCAGTCAAAGTGGTAGGGgaatattgttgttattattattattattatttttccttttcgCAACCTGTTAACCTGTTTATTAACCTATCATTCTTCAcaccagttttattttgttaactATGTTCAAGTTCTCcattgtttgtgctgtacatgTGTAAACTGGAACTGCaaaaacactttagagatgTACATGGATCTTCATTTCAGTGAAAGATGGACTATATGAGAGCAATGTCAATATATATCCTGAAACAAATCTCATCCTGACTTGCAATCCTCCAGTGAATAATGGCATAAAATGGACCATGAATGGGAAAAAATTACAGCCATCGGATAAGTATGTAATTAATACAATTGGACTCACTGTGAATAATGTCACTCCCAGTGACAGTGGTAAGTCAGAAGGAATTCTGTTATATCTGCATCTTACATTGGTCAGGTGTAAAaagcaaattttaaaaatacagtatattaatgaAATAGTGTTCAATCATTAATTTATTTGCTACAATTTTATGAATATTattacaaaacatgaaaatatgatgatataCAATAGTAAAAACAggttttaatgaaataataacaataaatatgtgaaggtttttttttaattccctaAAGAGCTTGTGTTTGTAAAAGTATGCAATACTttttcagtatagtacagtaatGTACAATACAGTATAGAGGCCCCAAAATGTATCTGGACACTTAAGCCACACTTGTATGCCACCAATAAGCCACAGATGCATGAATTTCTCCTGCATTAGAAAACATGTcaagtgcttttatttaaaacaagtgcttttattattattattaataataataataataataataataataataataataataataataataataataccacaaGCACACTTTTCAAGTAAAACATTTCCCCCCAAAGTAGACTGTGTTTAAAAATACTAAAAGTACAGATACACTGTTTATAAGTGGACAGATACTCAGTGTTTAGATACTCATTAGTGATGTTAGAGCTTGGGTGTGCAgaaggatgcaagtgcagtaaaaggCTTTTAttgagaggcaggcagacaaatccaaaacgttcaaaatgtaatccacaaacaggcaagggtcaggaGATGTACGAACAGCAATAACAAGGACAATCCAAAAGCAAAAACTAAGAAGCCAAAGGGCCTGTTTCACAAAGTGAGTTGACCAAATTCAGAGTTGCAGAGTAAGTTTTGAATTGAGAaagtgtta
Coding sequences:
- the LOC108276941 gene encoding uncharacterized protein LOC108276941, translated to MKTNTTTPETTTALTTANTNTATTSPAYITTTATIANTITTTTSTAYVTTAATTANTNTAIISTAYITTAATTANTITTTTSTAYITTAATTVNTNTATISTAYITTAATTANTITTTTSTANTTTASMTTNTTTPKTTTTAATTTNTNTATTSPAYTVAATTANTITTSTANTATAAMTTNTTTPETTTAATTTNTNTATTSIAYITTAATTANTNTATTPTAYITTAATTTNTNTATTSTAYITTAATTANTNTATTPTAYITTASTTANTITTTTSTANTTIAAMTTNPTTLETTTTTAAMTTNTNTTTISTANITTAAMTTNATTPETTTTTTTAATTTNTNTATTSPAYITSAATTANTNTPRTNTANSTTAATLTKTDTPTTSTVKTTTTATPSTTTKSTSTTTTSTTSAGIYVLSFSLAMNEEFDFALTDQHSAKYQEYKTRIESSIDGSYRNVSTYQANSAKVTGFRPGSVMADFTIKTTSDNLNLVSANQQLAINLHSEGFNVSETAFSQSVKDGLYESNVNIYPETNLILTCNPPVNNGIKWTMNGKKLQPSDKYVINTIGLTVNNVTPSDSGQYACTTTVNSMPYVIWQTITIQPYPNIQVNSGKVVKCEDTVIALQCCVQGSYEVKWTDPVACNSTSTVPLKGCTLCEYKINKQDCQSTDQVILVTCQLTSPISGSTTQSYNSKSIKIDVIKGAFTCSDSVFGAGNLGDEHIGDCNGNMVGSQKAKCNSSGLWDPIENNCVLRIIQNLKDEAKAIL